aatattctttcaataaaaaaaaggaaaaataaatgTCAAAATGAGCATGACAAATCTATGAAAACCAGAAACAACTTTCTTTTCTTTACAagccttgaaaaaataaacaaactttgaCAGCTGCTCGTCTGCTTGAATCACTCACCCATAATACACTTGTCACGCATTGCAACATTTAGTCATTAGCGGCGATCGCCGCTACGCCCAGAACGGAAGACCTGACGTCATTCAAAATATGATAATCCAACATGTTATTGTTCTTCATCGACTGACTCTTCTAGCTTTTTCCCGTGTGGTTCCCCCACCCCCGtcgacataaacataaacaccCCAACCATCATCGCCTGCTCGAAGTGCGCGCGTTGCACACGCGACTTGACTGGTTGTAAACAATCTCGAAAGACAAAACACGTACACGCGCGCGCCTACTTGGATACGCGCGACGCCTAGAAGAAGAGTGTCGATCGGAAACGGAAGCAGAATGCATTCCGTCCGCATGCTTCATTCTAATGGTTTTAATTGAAATCATAATAATTTTCGTTGCGTGGTCATAATTTTCACGCAACTTCCTTCGCAGCGCCGAAATAAACAGCGTCGTTGAAGAGATCATAACCTCAAAGAGCGCGCGCGGGCGCATGTTGTTTACAACCGGAAGTGCAGTACTGATCGATCGTCTCTTTTCTTTCCTCTCCTCAGGTTACACGTCCCTCCACGATCGCAGCAATAGCTCTCCCCCGCCACTGGGCCAGCAATCGTCcagcaaccagcagcagcagcagcactccGGAAGTTCCGGTGGTGGAGGTGGCGGAGGAGGAGGCGGCGGTGGCAATAGTAATAACATCAGTACCAGCACAAACAACTCATCATCCTCCgcaaacaacagcagcagcaccaccaccagcaaCAGCATGTCCTCGTATCTGAGCTcgatggcggcggcggcggcccgGAGTGCggccaacaacagcagcagcagcagtagcggcAACTACTCGAGCAGCAACAGTGCAAACACCCCGTCGACGACCTCCTCCAGCGGCGGCAACCACCCGCAGATGAAGGAAGAGCACGAGCCGAACAGCTTCATCAACATCGATGATCTTCCGGTGAGTTGGTTGGGACGTTTTAGGCGGGAAGTTGTCGGATTCTAacctagggtttttttttctctctcttttgcagaactTTGGCGTCGTGCCGGGTCACTACGAGGACCAGGACCAGTACCACTCGCTGCCCCAGCCGGAGACGCAAACGCCCAGCCACGGCTACCTGGAGAACAGTCCGGAGTTTTACTCGGCGATCCAGATGGAGCAGAAGTACATGGCGCCGCACTACAAGAGCGGTCCGTACACGAGCCGGGGCGGCCGGTACCACCAGCCGCATCATCACAGTGGGGGGTCGACGGCGACGGCCGGTGCGGGCACCGGTTCGCAAAACAGTCACAGCCACCACGGAGGACACGGGGGTCACGCCAGCAGTCAGCACCATCACCATCCGCACCACGACGGGTACCACGAGTACAGCTCGCCGTACGACACGCCGCCGTTCCAGACCGTGCCGAGTAATACGACGTCACCGCAGGGCAGCACGGGGAACAACAACAATGACAGTACGGGCCTGGGGGGACACTTGGATCCGTGGAGCCAGCTGCACGGTCATCCGGGTCAACATCCGGGACATCCGGGTGCGCATCCGTCCCTGCTGGACTTCCAGCATCCGGCGTACATGGGCACTACGATGGGCTTCGACAAGACCATGCTCGGAACGTACGGTGCGCAGGGTGGAGCGCCCTGCTTCACCGGTTCCGGCCCCATCCAGCTGTGGCAGTTTCTGCTGGAGCTGCTCACCGACAAGACCTGCCAGAACTTTATCTCCTGGACCGGCGACGAGTGGGAGTTCAAGTTGACCGATCCGGATGAGGTAGGTTGATCGACAATTTACTTACAACTTCGgtgttttttcacaaaaaaaatgtttgtttcgcACAGTTTTCAATTTACTTACAACTTCGGTGTCTTTTCACGGAAAAATGGTTTTGTTTTGCACAGCTAGCTTTGATTGATTTCATGCTGTCACAATACACGATTACGCGACGTTACTTAAATTTGATAGAGTTTAAACTACTCAAAATGGAATGTCCTACATTGAACTCAACTTTGAGtaacaaatgtttattttatttacgtTCGCaaattaagcaaattatttttttccctcTCTTTTCCAGGTTGCTCGCCGATGGGGCGTCAGGAAAAACAAGCCAAAAATGAACTACGAGAAGCTGAGCCGAGGCCTGCGGTACTACTACGATAAGAACATTATCCACAAGACCGCCGGCAAGCGCTACGTGTACCGCTTCGTATGTGATCTACAGACTCTGCTAGGgtaagtttgacatttttttttttgttctaaatgtttAGTACAAATGTActaaaatcgaaaattactttgaaaaaaGCCGTTTACACACGATTAGAACAATTGTTCTAAAACCATTGAAAATTCCGTTCAATGCTAATAATCACTTCTGTTTCTCCACAAACAATCAACAGATACTCAGCCAAACAAGTGCATGAAATGGTGGACCTTAAACCTGACAAAAAGGACGAtgagtagagggttaaaacaaGGCATAGCTAAAATGCATTGTGTAACCACCTCCCACTTCCTGTCCTAGAAAGGAAAGTGTGCCGCTCAAGGACCGATCTTCGCTCGGAGAAACGTCAAGTAttcgctggcaacactgcaggCTGGACCGTCACACACAAACTCAgactaaaaaaaacacacacacacacacattaatCGTGCTTCCATTtgtgagaaagaaaaaaaaaacaactttaagaTCGTTACCCCCCTTCCCCTCTACTGTTTCTATTGATTTTATCTCGGAAGCTCTTCCAAAACAAACGTACTTCAATCGCCGAGGGAAAATCAActaacgaaaagaaaaaaaccaaaacaaaatcaaGAAGGAAAAGATTTCCCTACTTTTTAGTACTCcttgttctaaaaaaaatctaaaataaatgaAGCGTACTCCCTCTATCAGTGTACAGTGTGAGAAACGGTAGGAAACAAGcgtaacttaattttacttaaaactgCATGCAAAGAAGAGTCAAAACTGCTGCGCAGCGAAAAGAATTACGTTGCACAACAAAGCTAGAATCGAAGGATGTGAGAGTTAAAAGGGGGaaagaaacaaattttatttttattattttttagttaaaacaATTATTTGTGAAGCTTTGTgataagtttttcttttttctattttagaTATACTTTCAACATATATATAAATGTACgattattattaattattaataGAAAAGCAAATGAGATAGTTTAAACAATCAAGCAGATTTAGCGAAATCTGAAAAAGCAGTATAAAATAAAGCATGTGAATGTTAtttgtaataaaaaacaaaaaaactatttagtaGAAAGAGACAAAAAGTGCGCAAATGTGAGCGAAtgagaatttatgaaaaaacaacaacaaaaagttaGTGTAGCTCCctcttctcgttttttttttcaccaaatcatcgttcgaaattttgaaagttaagAAGAAGAGTGGAAGCAGCTGATCTCcccgcaagaaaaaaaaaacacaagaaacaaTGCCTCCCCCTTTTATCCCACAACCTGTCCCTTTCCCGGGAGCAGAGGAAAGAAAAATCATAGTACTATCTAGAGCTTAAATCGTGCTGTTCGTgtttatataaaatattatttttaaaacaaaaaaaaaaccttaaaaaaattaaaaccaatcGCTGTGTCCGCGCGAGAGTGAGAGAGCAAGAGCGAAAGAGCACGAGAGCTTTGTGAGTGGGTGAGCGAGCGAGCGAGAGTATTAGCGAAGCTGTGTAGTAAAATGTAAGTGAtttaagtaaagtaaaatattattgtaaaccaagCAAACAAacaggcaaacaaaaaaaaaacaggtcaaCAATAAAGTGCGTTGTAACGCGAGGGTGGTCTCCTGGCGCTTTTCTCCGGGTGAGTCCTTTGGGTCAAGCGACAAAGAGGTTTCTAAAGATTCCAAGAGAAAAAGGATGGcaagcaacgtttttcaaatTGGTGCGATATTAGAAGCGAGTAAAACGACGGATTTCAACAAAGTATTTATAAAACGGTGTAATATACGTGTATGCCAATTGTGTAGAAAACTAATTTTTAGTTTGTTGTGTGAGCTAAACATAAACTTTttcttttggaatttttaaacatGTGTCATCTTGGAAAAGGGCTCATAAAATACGGAAGAGCAGGGAATCATCTTGTATTACGATgttagaaaaaaattcaaatcagcCTTTTACATTATCCGAAAATGAtccttattattattttcatgaaACTGTCTTCTATTTCAAAATTAATCAGTTTCTGTCAAATCAGAACCTACGGAGAAATGAGTAAATGGGGAAAATGTAAAATATGGGTTAACGTCACTCAGATTTGGGAaaaattgtccacgctccatatatttttttttgtggcttatgctttggaatgttcccttGTTGATGAAAAAGACGacgtaaaactatttttgatgcacttaaacaaatttgtttcttcccactgagaattttggctcgagcctcgagtcgatctggctcgagatcgagccggaatcgagtcgaggctcgagccaataTTCTCAGTAGGTTTCGACTAATTTTCCAGGGTGCAGGGCAGAATGGGCCaacttagaaaacaagccatttcgtctaatacaacgtttaACGGTGATAAGAAATTACTTAAGGAACCTTTCCAACATaatttccatgaagtttgatcacttttataaatatagtcacttaacaaaacaaacatttttgaaaatagtgtaaatatgtcgaaataacacactattttcaaaataagctccaaaactattaaaaaatcaaatatattgcattaaacgtgatttgtcaAGTTACCAGGAGttaaataatccatttagctcaaatttcgaaacttttgattgtttttataagataggaaaagggtggtccattctacccccaagtggattttaatttaacacttccaccaccaagcctctaaataaTTTGAAGGTTCTgttgttgtttgattaccttCGTAGTAgctcattgttatccgagcattcgttggtgaaggttgtctgaatcaacatgactcgtcgcgtcccggcgcaaaacgccggcaatattgccctacctgcggctcaagcaggcaaaaaagtgggaatttccaaaaggaaggttgaggcctcaactgatggccaaaaaccgggaatttccaagaggaaggtgcttttggaagtgacatcgaacagcaaaaagacgaaaaagagcgacggtactgtaccgatggatgaggaggaggagaactcttcgtcgcacgaggagcagctattgaagaacaacaagtttgctggactgcctgacgaggaccaggtagcgaaagcaaaggagaatgaagtgaaacagcgaaaggagaaactgcctcctttttatgtgcggcaatcaacagcaacgatcgactttcgagcggggctggttgaactcatcaagtctgggaaagtcctaggcaacattcgtctgtgtcaggacggatttaaggtgctggtgcaatccaggcagcactatcaactggtcaaggattacttgaccgaaaacgaggcggagtacttcaCCCATGATGTtgccatggataagccgtacaaaatcgtcgtcagaggtctgtacgacatgccagtggaggaattagctgccgagctaaaagttttgaaactggatgtgttggccgtgcacaaaatgagccgacgcaacaaagacatcaagtaccgtgaccagctctacctgctgcatttggctaagggatcgacgacgcttcctgagctgaaggcaatccgagcggttttcaacattatcgtgtcgtgggagcgataccgaccagtgcaccgtgacgtcacacaatgcttcaactgcctgggtttcgggcacggaggtaagaactgccacctaaggCGTCGTTGTggcaaatgtggtaccgatgcgcacatcacatcccagtgcatccaagattcgctggtgaagtgcctcaactgcaacggtgagcactcgtcaaccgaccgaaagtgccccaagagagctgagttcgtgaaaattcggcagcaagcatcgacgaagaatcagcctcagcgtcgtagaactcctccagccctggtggagcaaaattttccacctcttcaaccgcgacgccaggtcccaaacttggcaccgttgccgttggatcccaggaagagagctgagatgaatcatccacggccgggttccagccaggagccgagaccgccaccaccgggcttcagccaggagccaagaccaacccaagaaccagcagttgaggaaaatggtaatgatctttacacctcaaccgaactcctcaatattttccaacagatgtccgctgcactgcgtggatgcaaaaccaagacccagcagattgaagtgctgacctcgttcgtcatccagtatggatcgtaggtccctcaagctactgaattggaacgcttgctccattaggaggaagaacttagagctggtggattttcttcgcgagaaggagatcgacgtagctgccatcacggaaactcatctgaagcccggtgaaaaagtttatctgcaaaactacaagattgcGACGCAGCTTGACAGGACCacttctggaggaggaggtgtgcttgtcgctgttcatcgtgatctcaagccacgccggctgccacacttcaagctggacatcatcgaggccgttggggtggaaattcccacttcggttggccctgtactcttcattgctgcatactgcccacgtcaggtgaattccagagatggttcagcagcaaaactgaagagcgatatccagaagctgacacggcggagcgcaaagtacatcatcgctggtgacctcaacgcgaagcatgaagtttggggcaacagcaggaggaatcggaacggagtgattctgcacaacgatctgcaaaacggatactacaacgttgtgagtccggatcgtccaacgagggtggctcggtctggaaatcactcaatcatcgacttcttcattaccaatatggctgagaacgtggctcatcctgaggtgtttgaagagttgagttctgatcactatccggtggttgtggaggttggagcatccgttactccgcagcggcaaccaacccggaaagattaccacaacgttgactggcagcagtttcagcaagtggtagacagcaacatcgactatgatcaacacccggaaacttctgctgatattgatcgttcgctggaggtgatccagcaggctatcaaccaagcagaggctgccaacgttcgggaggttcctgttaattttaaggtaactgatattgacgtagatactaaacacttgataagacttaggaatgtttataggagacaatatcaacggactggggactatgacaaaaagatttcagtgaacaatttgaacaaaatcatacaagaccgacttgacaatatcagaaatcaagaattttcaaaacatgtaagccagcttgggaattattcaaaaccattttggaaactttctaaagttcttaaaaacaaaccaaagcctattcctcctcttattgttgaggattctcctttgattacatccgaggaaaaggcaaatgcacttgggcttcattttgttagttcacataatcttggcgcttccatgaccagccgtaaagaaacatcagttgccaatagtatttcaacaatcaatgactctacctttgaatttcctgcagattcccatgtttctggtgaggaagtcaaagttgcagttaaacaaatgaaaaatatgaaagctccaggctttgataacatttttaatctagtgttgaaaaaacagagtgatcagttctttcaacatctagccaatattttcaataaatgtttgcaacttggttacttccccaccaattggaaactgggcaaagtcataccaattttgaagcctcaaaaagatccaacatcgccaacaagttatcgtcccattagtcttttgagtagtctgtccaaactctttgagaaggtcatctattcaaggcttttggattttaccaacgataataatataattttgaatgagcagtttggcttccgtaagggacataatactgctcatcagcttacgagagtaactaaaatcatcaagcagaataagcttgagtctaaatcaactgctatggctttgttggatgttgagaaggcttttgacaatgtttggcatgatggtttgatacataaactttatttatacggttttccaatgtatcttatcaaaattatccagcactatcttacggagagatcgttcagggtttttctgaatgggattgcttctggattattcaacattgatgctggggttccccaaggaagtattcttggcccacttctgtacaatatttttacatctgatttgcctactcttcctggtaatggtgtgttgtcactttttgctgatgacactgccgttatttataagggtaaaataaccagatatttagttggccgtcttcagaagggtcttgacgttctttccgaatactttggcgactggaaaattcgcataaatgcagccaaaactcaaaccatcatttttccactttccaaatcggcccgatttgtcccaaaggatgatgttttgattaaaatgaatgatgtttcaataccctggtcaaaggaagttgtctatttaggtctcatacttgactcgaaactattgtttcggcagcatgtagataaaatattgaacaagtgcagcattctcatcaggtgtttgtatcctttaattaacagaaaatcaaagctatctttgaaaaataagctagcagtttacaaacaaataatttaccccgttattgagtatgcagtacctgtttgggagtgttgcgctagaactcataaattgaagctccagcgagtccaaaacaaggtacttaaaatggttttgaatgttcctggctggacaagatcaagtgaggttcatgaattagcagaagtaaaaatgttggatcagaagattcaagaaaaatgtttgaaattcagggaaaaatgtgctatatctgaataccccttgattcaaggattggtttagtttatgttaagattaagttagttttaagttatgttatgttttcttaaattttttttttttcctcgttgtacctagtgttacaaaaatgataaatcatatacttttaaagttaagaaaatgaacagtgtttaaatcacgaaaagcaaactaaagctgaagagccacagctgaccacttattatgtaaaccaaatgtaattattataagaaagattcaataaagtatatttaattaaaaaaaaaaaaaaaccttcgtagtagctcctggtaacattctaaacattgaaaaaactttttcaaacaatctaactttcaagaaagcttatttaagaacctcgaaataaacaacatttgcgtggtttttcaataaattttcatttttgctcataattcgaaaaatacaatgaactCAAACGTCGTTTTTGGTGTAGTGATGCTATTTGACGTCTTTTATAAGACCTCTACCTTATagcacgggtatgaatcttcaagcaatttcaatatggcgacttgtatcagaagaaagtgaggcatttttgctacactgaaagaaaggcacaTAGTAATATCACATGTTTCACACATGATTCTGCCCCATACGACTTAGCATGTGAATTTCACGtgtaaatcacttgaaaaaaaatcaacacgcGACGCGGTAAATTCAAAAGAAAAACACGTGAACTTAACGTGGCGATACACTTGAATTTGCAATGATGTTCTGGTGAATGTTAAATGAAATTCCATTGGATTTCGAGTGATTTTTTGGTCGTAATAAAATATATGCatcgttattttttaattttatttgtaaatCCATCAGCTCAATAATACAATAAAACAGGACAAAAATTTACGTCACTGGTCTCTTCCTTTTTAAATGACGATGTCGACGGTGCAGATTCTTCGGAATCTGCATAGGAATAGCAGCACCTTCCGCCAACGCCAGGAAAGTTGTGTACCTTGTGGCCATCGCTGGAATCGTGATTCCCTGCAAACGTGATgaaatatgtattttataaattaCTGTTACTATATATTAGAGTTTGTTAGTgcttaccatgatttttttctataaattttcgATACAGAAGGAATTTTATAGTAAAAACTTAGTTTTAGTTTAGAGCTCAAAGAATTAGCGTTTGCTTAGCGGCCATCTTACTTTATGAAATCACCGACTTTTTCGACATTCAGCTTTCAAAACATAAACCTATGAATCTAACGTGACTTCCACTTCAAACCCAAAGGATATGTCGATTGGGGCAAATCAAAGTGCAAATCATTTGGATCTCACGTTCATTCACTTCAAAATCGAAGGATAAGTCGATTGGGGCCAATCGATGTGCAATTCATCTTCATTTCATGTGAACACCATGCGAAAtgatattgaattttgtttttgccaACGGTCAGCTGGTGCTAAGTGATATCCACATTCATCTGACATGTAAAGCATGTGAGAGTCAAAGGAAAAACGTGAAGTTATAGTGTTGGTTTTTGGACTAGCTCACGTGAAAAAGCATATGATTTTGCTATGttggtttctttcagtgtagttctcactgttctgtgttctgcgtgcacgtccacTCAAAATAATCCACACGTTGATGCTACCTGAAAAATCACGTAACCCCGACTTTCCCCTCGCTAGGCTCGTTTTACGTGAcacacgtaaaaataatgtgaaagtgttctggaaaaaaaagacttgcacgttgaagttacgtgaaaaaccttatagtatttttccactaggttTTTTCATGTAGcttttatgtgttttgaaatgtaacttCAACGCACCTTTTTTTCTCGAGTTCGCCAAATTTCTACGTGActattttagtatgaaaatttACGGCGCACAGTGAAGACCTGCTGCCGGACTGTGctcaaaaatttctttaaaaattaaaaagttggtAAGTAATATTAAGTTTAAATGGTTTCTTCTTGcttatttgatgtttttttttcttatttcagaGACCGGTCTCTGGCAGACGCATTTCTTTTCCCTGTGGCCTCTGGAATGGTGGCCGCTGCCAACATTGGCTGTATCCCGAAGGACCGCTAGAAGGCGATCCCGGTTTCTTCGGTCGGAATAGTTATCAAGACCGGTGCAACTGTGGTGACGCCACCAGAAATGTAACGGACGTGGTCATCGCCGAGTGTGTTCTGGAGAAGTGCTAGTACCCGTTCCAGGTCATGGGGCTGGTGTCCAGCTTGATCCAATCGTCTACACCGGGTGCTCTGCGGTCACCCTTATGCCGGTCATGACAGGAGCAGCAGCTAAACGTGGTCGGTGGACAAGGCAATGGACTCGACTAATCGTTGATCCTCGGTCAAGCTC
This is a stretch of genomic DNA from Culex pipiens pallens isolate TS chromosome 1, TS_CPP_V2, whole genome shotgun sequence. It encodes these proteins:
- the LOC120422589 gene encoding ETS-like protein pointed isoform X1, translating into MPPLTPGTNKKLTEVLYASFASWEKVVQSCKITKDPRQWTAEHVIIWLNWSIKEFSLESVNKEPFLKMSGRDIVGLGREGFLAIAPPFTGDILWEHLEQLQKDCEKALQDNNSSSSAASALYDCGSTGAASSGVSELSEYNSALQRLSSQQQQQDQHFNGNNSGTSSTSTTTSSGSGSAASNSNNSSGYTSLHDRSNSSPPPLGQQSSSNQQQQQHSGSSGGGGGGGGGGGGNSNNISTSTNNSSSSANNSSSTTTSNSMSSYLSSMAAAAARSAANNSSSSSSGNYSSSNSANTPSTTSSSGGNHPQMKEEHEPNSFINIDDLPNFGVVPGHYEDQDQYHSLPQPETQTPSHGYLENSPEFYSAIQMEQKYMAPHYKSGPYTSRGGRYHQPHHHSGGSTATAGAGTGSQNSHSHHGGHGGHASSQHHHHPHHDGYHEYSSPYDTPPFQTVPSNTTSPQGSTGNNNNDSTGLGGHLDPWSQLHGHPGQHPGHPGAHPSLLDFQHPAYMGTTMGFDKTMLGTYGAQGGAPCFTGSGPIQLWQFLLELLTDKTCQNFISWTGDEWEFKLTDPDEVARRWGVRKNKPKMNYEKLSRGLRYYYDKNIIHKTAGKRYVYRFVCDLQTLLGGQRHAADRRRFQRVPQQDVRPI
- the LOC120422589 gene encoding ETS-like protein pointed isoform X2, giving the protein MVLQSYDVSLQDGANVSPYAGDYAPSSLLASANYYPDLDSSNLYHYHSHHQQLHSHHQGYTSLHDRSNSSPPPLGQQSSSNQQQQQHSGSSGGGGGGGGGGGGNSNNISTSTNNSSSSANNSSSTTTSNSMSSYLSSMAAAAARSAANNSSSSSSGNYSSSNSANTPSTTSSSGGNHPQMKEEHEPNSFINIDDLPNFGVVPGHYEDQDQYHSLPQPETQTPSHGYLENSPEFYSAIQMEQKYMAPHYKSGPYTSRGGRYHQPHHHSGGSTATAGAGTGSQNSHSHHGGHGGHASSQHHHHPHHDGYHEYSSPYDTPPFQTVPSNTTSPQGSTGNNNNDSTGLGGHLDPWSQLHGHPGQHPGHPGAHPSLLDFQHPAYMGTTMGFDKTMLGTYGAQGGAPCFTGSGPIQLWQFLLELLTDKTCQNFISWTGDEWEFKLTDPDEVARRWGVRKNKPKMNYEKLSRGLRYYYDKNIIHKTAGKRYVYRFVCDLQTLLGGQRHAADRRRFQRVPQQDVRPI